In Staphylococcus lloydii, the following proteins share a genomic window:
- a CDS encoding YueH family protein: MAIRYLKDETRVYLYINEENNVYFVGIPDYNWSIEVSTLLDTIGIKEEFVMHLFTIFDEQKSTHITNQIIEWLEVLKENINEY; this comes from the coding sequence GTGGCGATTAGATATTTAAAAGACGAAACGCGAGTTTATTTATATATAAATGAAGAAAATAATGTCTATTTTGTAGGCATTCCAGATTACAATTGGTCTATAGAAGTATCTACACTACTAGATACAATAGGTATAAAAGAAGAATTTGTCATGCATTTATTCACTATTTTCGACGAACAAAAATCAACACATATTACCAATCAAATTATTGAATGGTTAGAAGTATTAAAGGAGAATATAAATGAGTATTAA
- a CDS encoding UDP-N-acetylmuramoyl-L-alanyl-D-glutamate--L-lysine ligase has protein sequence MNAKALFEKIKVKQIIGTLDYDVNDITTDSRTATEESIFVASKGYTVDSHKFCQNVVEQGCKIVVVDREVTVAGEVTQVIVPDTLRVASLLANELFNYPSQQLITYGVTGTNGKTSVATMIHHIYRQLDKGSAYLGTNGFQINETKTKGANTTPETVSLTKKINEAVTAEAEAMTLEVSSHGLALGRLRGVEFDVAVFTNLTQDHLDFHGTMEAYGHAKSLLFSQLGEDLSKDKYAVINNDDDFSEYLRTVTPFEVFTYGIDNEAQFMAKNINETLQGVTFDLATPFGDYTVKSPYVGKFNIANIMAAIIAVWSKGESLERVIHAVEFLEPVEGRLEVLDPSLPIDLIIDYAHTADGMDKLIDAVKPFAQQKLIFLCGMAGERDLTKTPEMGRVASRADYVIFTPDNPANDDPKMLTAELAKGATHNNYVEFDDRAEGIKHAIEIAQPGDTVVLASKGREPYQIMPGHIKVPHRDDLIGLEAAYAKFGGGPSGD, from the coding sequence GTGAATGCGAAGGCATTGTTCGAAAAAATCAAAGTTAAACAAATAATTGGAACGTTAGATTATGACGTTAATGATATTACAACGGACTCTAGAACTGCGACAGAAGAGAGTATATTTGTTGCGTCTAAAGGTTATACGGTAGATAGTCATAAATTTTGCCAAAATGTGGTAGAACAAGGCTGTAAAATCGTAGTGGTTGATAGAGAAGTTACGGTTGCAGGTGAAGTTACTCAAGTCATAGTACCTGATACGTTACGTGTAGCTAGTTTGTTAGCGAATGAACTATTTAATTATCCAAGCCAACAACTTATTACATATGGCGTAACAGGCACAAACGGCAAAACGTCAGTTGCTACGATGATTCATCATATTTATAGACAGTTAGATAAAGGCAGTGCTTATTTAGGTACAAATGGCTTTCAAATTAATGAAACAAAAACTAAAGGGGCAAATACTACGCCAGAAACAGTTTCTTTAACTAAGAAGATTAACGAAGCTGTAACGGCTGAAGCCGAAGCGATGACGCTAGAAGTATCGAGTCACGGTTTAGCATTAGGTCGTTTACGCGGTGTAGAATTCGATGTTGCCGTCTTTACAAATTTAACGCAAGACCATTTAGATTTTCACGGCACAATGGAAGCATATGGACATGCTAAATCATTACTATTTAGTCAACTAGGTGAAGATTTATCTAAAGATAAATATGCTGTTATCAATAATGATGATGACTTTTCAGAGTATTTACGTACTGTAACGCCATTTGAAGTCTTTACGTATGGTATAGATAATGAAGCGCAATTTATGGCTAAGAACATAAATGAAACTTTACAAGGTGTGACTTTCGATTTAGCAACGCCATTTGGAGACTATACTGTTAAGTCACCTTATGTAGGTAAATTTAATATTGCTAATATCATGGCAGCTATTATTGCAGTATGGAGTAAAGGTGAAAGTTTAGAACGTGTGATTCATGCGGTTGAGTTTTTAGAACCAGTTGAAGGAAGGTTAGAAGTTTTAGACCCATCACTACCTATCGATTTAATTATAGATTATGCACATACTGCGGACGGTATGGATAAATTAATCGATGCGGTTAAACCATTTGCACAACAAAAATTAATATTCTTATGTGGTATGGCAGGGGAACGTGATTTAACCAAAACACCTGAAATGGGTAGGGTTGCAAGTCGTGCGGATTATGTTATCTTTACACCTGATAATCCAGCTAATGATGACCCCAAAATGCTTACTGCAGAATTAGCTAAAGGAGCGACACATAATAATTATGTAGAATTTGATGATCGTGCAGAAGGCATAAAGCACGCAATAGAAATAGCACAGCCAGGTGATACAGTAGTACTTGCTTCTAAAGGAAGAGAACCATATCAAATTATGCCAGGACATATTAAAGTACCGCACAGAGATGATTTAATTGGTTTAGAAGCGGCTTATGCAAAATTCGGTGGTGGTCCTAGTGGCGATTAG
- a CDS encoding diglucosyl diacylglycerol synthase — MVTQKKKLLIITGSFGNGHLQVTQSVVNELNSMNLENLTVIEHDLFLEAHPLLTTICKKWYINSFKYFRNMYKNFYYSRPEELDKCFYKYYGLNKLINLLLKEKPDLILLTFPTPVMSVLTEQFNINIPIATVMTDYRMHKNWITPYSERYYLATDDLKDEFASIGIPQHKIKVTGIPISDKFEDDVDKEHWLTQNGLDPNKPTILMSAGAFGVSKGFDQMIKEILAQSPHSQIVMICGKSKELKRNLAAQFKNYDNVLILGYTQHMNEWMASSQLMITKPGGITISEALTRQIPMVFLNPAPGQELENAHYFTDKGYGKIAYTPNDAINIVSDLTNHPEQLAAMATHMDESRVSYSTYKLCRDLLDLLHHSTQYEEVYGKVPLYAKFFVK; from the coding sequence ATGGTTACTCAAAAGAAAAAATTGTTGATAATTACTGGTTCCTTTGGTAATGGCCATTTACAAGTTACACAAAGTGTTGTCAATGAACTTAATTCGATGAATCTTGAAAATTTAACTGTCATTGAACATGATTTGTTTTTGGAAGCTCACCCGCTATTAACGACTATATGTAAAAAATGGTATATCAATAGTTTTAAATACTTTAGAAATATGTACAAAAACTTTTACTATAGTAGACCGGAAGAATTAGATAAATGTTTTTATAAATATTATGGTTTAAATAAATTAATCAATTTATTGCTTAAAGAGAAACCGGATTTGATTTTATTAACATTCCCAACGCCTGTCATGTCAGTACTAACAGAGCAATTTAATATTAACATACCAATAGCCACTGTAATGACTGATTACAGAATGCATAAAAACTGGATTACCCCTTATTCAGAAAGATATTATTTAGCAACTGACGATTTAAAAGATGAATTTGCTTCTATCGGTATACCGCAACACAAAATAAAAGTTACTGGTATCCCCATTTCAGACAAATTTGAAGACGATGTCGACAAAGAACATTGGTTAACACAAAATGGTTTAGATCCAAACAAACCAACTATCTTAATGTCTGCAGGTGCTTTTGGAGTTTCTAAAGGCTTTGATCAAATGATTAAAGAAATATTAGCACAAAGTCCACATTCTCAAATCGTTATGATTTGTGGTAAAAGTAAAGAATTAAAACGTAATTTAGCGGCGCAGTTTAAAAATTACGATAATGTTTTAATTCTAGGTTACACGCAACATATGAATGAATGGATGGCATCGAGTCAATTAATGATTACGAAACCAGGTGGTATCACAATCTCAGAAGCGTTGACTCGTCAAATACCTATGGTCTTTTTAAATCCTGCACCAGGACAAGAACTTGAAAACGCACACTATTTTACAGACAAAGGCTATGGCAAAATTGCTTATACGCCAAATGATGCAATCAATATCGTATCTGATCTGACAAATCATCCTGAACAATTGGCTGCAATGGCTACACATATGGATGAATCAAGGGTAAGTTACTCAACTTATAAATTATGTCGCGATTTATTAGATTTATTACATCACTCTACACAATATGAAGAAGTGTATGGAAAGGTACCTTTATATGCAAAATTCTTCGTTAAATAA
- the ltaA gene encoding lipoteichoic acid biosynthesis MFS flippase LtaA — protein MQNSSLNNFKQSNNFIIMLVILFLMEFARGMYILSYLSLLPTATTIAVGITSTAISIHFISDAATNFVIGFLLKRFGSKIVLTSGFLLAFVSLFLVIWLPTNPIVLIASAMLLGIAVSPIWVIMLASVEEKNRGKQMGYVYFSWLLGLLVGMIAMNLIFKFDPTNFAFMMSLVVLIAWVLYYFVKIRLTNYNTRPVSEQLGQIVDVTKKHLILFPGILLQGASITALVPILPIYATKVVGVSTVEYTIAIIIGGVGCAISMLFLSKIIDNNGKTFMYAMIFGGFVLYAVMIFALSLITNIYIVWGLAIFIGLMYGLLLPAWNTFMAAHIHPDEQEETWGVFNSIQGFGSMIGPIVGGLIKEFTKSVNNTFYFSAGVFLLLAIFYGYYFISNKSKQSH, from the coding sequence ATGCAAAATTCTTCGTTAAATAATTTTAAACAAAGTAACAATTTCATTATTATGCTTGTCATCTTATTTTTAATGGAATTTGCACGTGGCATGTACATATTAAGCTACTTATCACTATTACCCACGGCAACTACTATAGCGGTAGGTATTACATCTACTGCTATTTCTATTCATTTTATTTCGGATGCGGCAACAAATTTTGTTATTGGTTTTTTACTCAAAAGATTTGGTTCCAAAATCGTATTAACATCAGGATTTTTACTCGCCTTTGTTAGTTTATTTTTAGTTATTTGGTTACCAACCAATCCTATCGTTTTAATTGCCAGCGCAATGTTACTCGGTATCGCTGTTAGCCCAATTTGGGTTATCATGCTTGCTAGTGTCGAAGAAAAAAACCGTGGTAAACAAATGGGCTACGTTTATTTCTCATGGTTGTTAGGATTACTTGTTGGTATGATTGCTATGAACCTTATCTTCAAGTTCGATCCAACAAACTTTGCATTTATGATGTCTCTAGTAGTCTTAATCGCTTGGGTACTGTATTACTTCGTTAAAATTAGATTAACAAATTATAATACTCGCCCTGTATCAGAACAATTAGGACAAATTGTAGATGTTACTAAAAAGCATTTAATTTTATTTCCGGGTATCTTGTTACAAGGTGCTTCAATCACTGCTTTAGTACCAATTTTACCAATTTATGCTACGAAAGTTGTTGGCGTTTCCACTGTCGAATATACGATTGCCATTATTATAGGCGGCGTCGGTTGTGCAATTTCAATGTTATTCTTGTCTAAAATCATTGATAACAACGGCAAAACATTTATGTATGCCATGATTTTTGGTGGATTTGTACTATATGCCGTCATGATATTTGCACTCTCTCTTATTACAAATATATATATTGTATGGGGATTAGCTATTTTTATCGGCTTAATGTATGGCTTATTATTACCAGCATGGAATACGTTTATGGCTGCTCATATTCATCCTGATGAACAAGAAGAAACATGGGGCGTCTTTAATAGTATTCAAGGTTTTGGTTCTATGATTGGCCCTATCGTTGGTGGACTTATTAAAGAATTCACTAAAAGTGTTAATAATACATTTTATTTCTCAGCAGGTGTCTTTTTACTACTGGCAATATTTTATGGTTATTACTTTATTTCAAATAAAAGCAAACAATCACATTAA
- a CDS encoding YjcG family protein — protein sequence MILGLALIPSKALQDEVNAYRKRYDSHYATIMPHITVKGHFTIDDSEYEAVKEDIKKRIEGSPAIDVHATKASTFAPTNNVIYFKVEKTDALQQLFDKFNTEDFYGKAEHPFVPHFTIAQGLTSQEFEDIYGQLKLAGIDYKETIEALSLVKYNDADEKWEVEETFNLA from the coding sequence ATGATTTTAGGATTAGCATTAATTCCGTCAAAGGCATTACAGGATGAGGTGAACGCATATAGAAAGCGTTACGACTCTCATTACGCAACAATTATGCCACACATTACTGTAAAGGGACATTTTACTATCGATGATAGTGAATATGAAGCGGTAAAAGAGGACATTAAAAAAAGAATTGAAGGAAGTCCGGCAATCGATGTACATGCGACTAAAGCATCTACATTTGCCCCAACTAATAATGTAATTTATTTCAAAGTTGAAAAAACTGATGCATTACAACAATTGTTCGACAAATTTAATACCGAAGATTTTTATGGGAAAGCAGAACATCCATTTGTGCCGCATTTTACAATTGCACAAGGCCTGACTAGCCAAGAATTTGAAGATATTTACGGTCAGCTAAAATTAGCTGGTATTGATTATAAAGAAACAATTGAAGCATTATCATTAGTTAAATATAATGATGCTGACGAAAAGTGGGAAGTTGAAGAAACATTTAATTTAGCTTAA
- a CDS encoding esterase family protein, with protein sequence MTEFQAGKINKIDFKSEILERDVTLSIYLPKDYTSLFKYKVIFCFDGKDFFSFGQIHRTYEKLREANKVERAIIVGFHYETVDKRRAEFHPQGERTPLTVKAMAKEILPYVDQHFPTFKVGNGRILFGDSLAGSVALVTALSYPRIFSQVGVLSPQHDDVITELLERCQLKDNLSIWHAVGLEEEDFELPTNGKRANFLTPNRELNQLLNSYDVSYHYEEFDGGHRWKSWKPLLNGMLTYFLSDNISF encoded by the coding sequence ATGACCGAATTTCAAGCAGGAAAGATTAATAAAATAGATTTTAAAAGTGAAATATTAGAAAGAGATGTCACATTATCTATTTACTTACCTAAAGATTACACATCGCTATTTAAATACAAAGTGATATTTTGTTTTGATGGCAAAGATTTCTTTAGCTTTGGTCAAATTCATAGAACTTATGAGAAGTTAAGAGAAGCAAACAAGGTAGAACGTGCAATTATTGTCGGTTTTCACTATGAAACAGTAGACAAAAGAAGAGCAGAATTTCATCCACAAGGTGAGAGAACACCATTAACAGTTAAAGCAATGGCGAAAGAAATTCTTCCATATGTTGACCAACATTTTCCTACATTTAAAGTTGGAAACGGACGTATTTTATTTGGCGATAGTCTTGCAGGTAGTGTCGCATTGGTTACGGCACTTTCATACCCAAGAATATTTAGTCAAGTTGGTGTTTTAAGTCCTCAACACGATGATGTAATTACTGAATTATTAGAGCGCTGCCAACTCAAAGATAATTTATCAATTTGGCATGCTGTAGGTTTGGAAGAAGAAGATTTTGAATTACCTACAAATGGTAAGCGAGCTAACTTTTTAACACCTAATAGAGAATTAAATCAGTTATTAAACTCATATGATGTTAGTTATCATTATGAAGAGTTTGATGGAGGACATCGTTGGAAATCATGGAAGCCCTTACTAAATGGTATGTTGACATATTTTTTGTCGGATAATATTTCATTTTAA
- a CDS encoding alanine/glycine:cation symporter family protein, with product MLENFVTWLDGIVWSKALVYGLLLTGILFSLMMRFFQVRHFKEMIRLMFQGEKSPTGISSFQAIALSLAGRVGTGNIVGVSTAIFIGGPGAIFWMWATAFLGASSAFIESTLGQIFKREEKGEYRGGPAFYIEYGIKGKFGKIYGLIFAIVTVISVGLLLPGVQSNAIASSMKNAFSFNPWIIAIALAILLALIIFGGIKWIANAATAIVPFMAIAYILMAVIIIFLNVDQVPALFALIFKSAFGMEAAFGGIVGAMIEIGVKRGLYSNEAGQGTGPHAASAAEVSHPAKQGLVQAFSVYVDTLFVCTATGLIILLSGTYNVTDGGTTSSGGPRLIENNGIFQPMSDGGKDYTGTAMYAQAGIDKAFQGSGFHFDPNFSGIGSYFIAIALFFFAFTTILAYYYIAETNITYLTRNKSNAVTQIWINVARLILIAATVFGAVKTAEAAWAMGDLGVGLMAWLNIIAIWILHKPAINALKDYERQKKKFGSGKKALYKPDPQKLPNAVFWLYDYPKRLKKESNQK from the coding sequence ATGTTAGAGAATTTCGTAACTTGGTTAGATGGTATCGTATGGAGTAAGGCGCTTGTTTATGGCTTATTGCTTACAGGTATACTCTTTTCACTAATGATGCGTTTCTTCCAAGTCAGGCACTTCAAAGAAATGATTCGTTTGATGTTTCAAGGTGAGAAATCGCCGACTGGCATATCTAGTTTCCAAGCTATCGCACTGTCACTAGCAGGTCGCGTAGGAACAGGTAACATTGTTGGTGTTTCTACGGCTATATTTATTGGTGGTCCGGGCGCTATCTTTTGGATGTGGGCTACAGCATTTCTTGGTGCAAGTAGTGCATTTATCGAATCTACATTAGGGCAAATTTTCAAACGAGAAGAAAAAGGGGAATATCGTGGTGGACCTGCATTCTATATTGAATATGGGATTAAAGGTAAATTTGGTAAAATTTACGGATTAATTTTCGCGATTGTCACTGTCATTTCAGTAGGATTATTATTACCAGGTGTGCAGTCCAATGCCATCGCGAGTTCTATGAAAAACGCTTTTAGTTTTAACCCATGGATCATTGCGATTGCTTTAGCAATTTTATTAGCTTTAATCATATTTGGTGGTATTAAATGGATTGCCAATGCGGCAACAGCTATTGTTCCTTTTATGGCTATCGCATATATTTTAATGGCGGTCATCATTATCTTTTTAAATGTTGACCAAGTGCCAGCATTGTTCGCACTTATCTTTAAATCTGCATTCGGGATGGAAGCAGCATTTGGTGGTATTGTGGGTGCTATGATTGAAATAGGGGTTAAACGTGGACTTTATTCTAATGAAGCTGGTCAAGGTACTGGTCCTCATGCGGCTTCTGCAGCAGAGGTTTCACACCCAGCTAAACAAGGTCTTGTTCAAGCATTCTCTGTCTATGTCGATACATTATTTGTGTGTACGGCAACTGGGCTGATTATTTTATTATCAGGTACATATAACGTTACTGATGGTGGTACTACGAGTAGTGGTGGGCCAAGATTAATTGAAAATAACGGTATTTTCCAGCCTATGTCTGACGGTGGCAAAGATTACACAGGTACGGCAATGTATGCTCAAGCAGGTATCGATAAAGCATTCCAAGGAAGTGGTTTCCATTTTGACCCTAACTTCTCAGGCATCGGTTCTTACTTTATTGCTATAGCGTTATTCTTCTTTGCTTTTACAACGATACTCGCTTATTACTATATAGCTGAGACTAACATTACTTATTTAACACGCAATAAGAGTAATGCTGTGACACAAATATGGATAAACGTTGCAAGACTTATTTTAATCGCTGCAACAGTATTTGGTGCAGTTAAAACGGCTGAGGCAGCATGGGCAATGGGTGATTTAGGTGTAGGTTTAATGGCTTGGCTAAATATTATTGCGATTTGGATATTGCATAAACCAGCTATCAATGCCTTAAAAGATTATGAACGCCAGAAGAAAAAATTCGGCAGTGGTAAAAAAGCGCTTTATAAACCAGATCCCCAAAAATTACCAAATGCAGTATTTTGGCTTTACGATTATCCAAAACGTTTAAAAAAGGAAAGTAATCAAAAATAG
- the cozEa gene encoding lipoteichoic acid biosynthesis protein CozEa, with protein MLNKVWFRTGIGLIILFLIIKLIMEVHVIFLPFLVIMQSVLIPFILSGFLFYICLPFQKILEKNKVPRWGSILIIFIGLIIIVGIVVGIVGPLIVDQINNLIQQIPSLQHEVQNLINYALNQMERLPSDVTDRINKVVKSMGDNVTGILSNSLGYITSFISTLFLLIMVPFFLIYMLKDHERFIPFIARLFKGDRKVFVVDLLKDLNETLKSYIQGQVTVSLILGLILYIGYSIVGLKYTLLLVMFAIVANMIPFLGPWMAFTPAAIISIIQGPTPFIWVCIITLIAQQLEGNVITPNVMGKSLNIHPLTIIVVILAAGNLGGFALILVAVPLYAVIKCIVRNVFNYRQKIVDKANSNVVD; from the coding sequence ATGTTAAATAAGGTGTGGTTTAGAACAGGTATTGGATTAATCATACTGTTTCTAATCATCAAATTAATTATGGAAGTGCATGTAATTTTCTTACCATTCTTAGTTATCATGCAATCTGTACTAATCCCATTTATACTTAGTGGATTTTTATTTTATATTTGTTTACCATTTCAAAAAATCTTAGAAAAAAATAAGGTCCCTAGATGGGGCAGTATATTGATTATATTCATAGGACTTATTATTATTGTTGGTATTGTCGTTGGAATCGTCGGACCACTTATTGTTGACCAAATTAATAACTTGATCCAACAAATTCCATCATTACAACATGAAGTCCAAAATCTAATCAACTATGCATTAAATCAAATGGAAAGATTACCAAGTGATGTCACAGATAGAATTAATAAAGTCGTGAAATCTATGGGTGACAATGTAACTGGTATTTTATCTAACTCATTAGGTTACATTACATCATTTATTTCAACTTTATTCTTACTCATTATGGTTCCTTTCTTCTTAATTTATATGTTGAAAGACCATGAGCGTTTCATTCCTTTTATCGCAAGATTATTTAAAGGCGATAGAAAAGTATTCGTTGTAGACTTATTAAAAGATTTAAATGAAACTTTAAAATCTTATATACAAGGTCAAGTAACAGTAAGTTTAATTCTAGGACTTATTCTATACATTGGTTATTCAATCGTTGGCTTAAAATACACATTACTACTAGTAATGTTTGCAATTGTAGCGAACATGATTCCTTTCTTAGGTCCATGGATGGCCTTTACGCCAGCTGCGATTATTTCAATTATACAAGGACCAACTCCATTTATTTGGGTTTGTATCATTACATTGATTGCACAACAATTAGAAGGTAACGTGATTACACCAAACGTTATGGGTAAATCATTAAATATTCACCCACTAACAATTATCGTAGTCATACTTGCTGCAGGTAACCTTGGTGGCTTTGCACTCATATTAGTTGCTGTGCCACTATATGCAGTTATTAAATGTATTGTGCGTAATGTCTTTAACTATCGTCAGAAAATCGTCGATAAAGCTAATAGTAACGTTGTAGATTAG
- the fabI gene encoding enoyl-ACP reductase FabI has product MISLENKTFVIMGIANKRSIGFGVAKVLDSLGANLIFTYRKDRSKKELEKLVEQLNQKELHMYQIDVQNDEDVVNGFAKIGEEVGNIDGVYHSIAFGNVEDLRGRFSDTSRDGFLLAQDISSYSLTIVGREAKKLMPEGGSIVATTYIGGEYAVQNYNVMGVAKASLEANVRYLAADLGADNIRVNAISAGPIRTLSAKGVGGFNTILKEIEERAPLKRNVDQEEVGKTAAYLLSDFSSGVTGENIHVDSGFHAIK; this is encoded by the coding sequence ATGATTAGTTTAGAAAACAAAACTTTCGTCATTATGGGTATTGCGAATAAACGTAGTATTGGTTTTGGCGTAGCAAAAGTTTTAGACAGTTTAGGTGCAAATTTAATTTTTACTTATCGTAAAGATCGTAGTAAAAAAGAATTAGAAAAATTAGTAGAGCAATTAAATCAAAAAGAACTACATATGTATCAAATTGACGTACAAAATGATGAAGACGTAGTTAACGGTTTTGCTAAAATTGGCGAAGAAGTAGGTAACATCGACGGTGTTTATCACTCAATCGCTTTCGGTAACGTTGAAGACTTACGTGGACGTTTTTCAGATACATCAAGAGACGGCTTTTTACTAGCTCAAGACATTAGTTCATATTCATTAACAATCGTAGGTAGAGAAGCTAAAAAGTTAATGCCAGAAGGTGGTAGTATCGTAGCTACTACTTATATTGGTGGCGAATATGCCGTTCAAAACTACAACGTTATGGGTGTTGCTAAAGCAAGTTTAGAAGCAAACGTACGTTACTTAGCTGCTGACTTAGGTGCTGATAACATTCGAGTTAACGCAATTTCAGCAGGTCCAATTCGTACTTTAAGTGCGAAAGGTGTAGGCGGTTTTAATACAATCTTAAAAGAGATTGAAGAACGTGCGCCATTAAAAAGAAATGTAGACCAAGAAGAAGTAGGTAAAACAGCAGCTTATTTATTAAGTGACTTCTCAAGTGGTGTAACTGGAGAAAACATTCACGTTGATAGTGGTTTCCATGCAATTAAATAA
- a CDS encoding monovalent cation:proton antiporter family protein, producing MEFLSLVIVVLAAFFTPILVNRLRINFIPVVVAEIVMGIIIGHSFLNLVEKDSMLKILSTLGFIFLMFLSGLEIDFKAFKKKSTNNDSNDPNAQKMPGHFQLAITVFALIMIVSVILAYLIKWFGLIDDVLLMVIIISTISLGVVVPTLKEMNIMRTTIGQFILLVAVLADLVTMILLTAYGAIHASGSGSLWLIGILVIFAIIFYFLGGIFKRAKFLQKLMDGTTQIGIRAVFALIILLVALAEGVGAENILGAFIAGVIVSLLGPDEDLVDKLDSFGYGFFIPIFFIMVGVDLNIPSLIKEPSILIIIPILLIAFLVSKLLPVFYIRRWFDQKTTISSAFLLTSTLSLVIASAKIAEQLHTITPEISGILILSAVIACLIVPIIFKKLFPIPDEVTKRIEVSMIGKNQLTIPIAQNLASNLYQVSLYYRTDLSDQRKLADEISMIEIADYEPEMLDRLGLFKRNIVVCSTNDDDINRKVALMAKERGVKRVICRLESSSEDAELHEHGIEVFSSYMSNKILLKGLIETPNMLNLLSNVETSLYEIAMLNYQYDQIQLRNFPFDGDIIFVRIIRNNESIVPHGDTQLRYRDRLIVTGSKEYVDELKRELELYY from the coding sequence ATGGAGTTTTTATCGCTCGTTATCGTTGTATTAGCTGCATTTTTTACACCGATTCTTGTAAATAGACTTAGAATTAATTTTATCCCTGTGGTTGTTGCCGAAATCGTCATGGGGATTATTATAGGTCATTCATTTTTAAATTTAGTTGAAAAAGATTCAATGTTAAAAATACTATCAACGTTAGGCTTTATCTTTTTAATGTTTTTAAGTGGTTTAGAAATTGATTTTAAAGCTTTTAAAAAGAAATCAACTAACAATGATAGTAATGACCCAAACGCACAAAAGATGCCGGGTCATTTCCAATTAGCTATTACGGTATTTGCTTTAATCATGATTGTATCTGTCATTTTAGCGTACTTAATTAAATGGTTTGGACTTATCGATGATGTATTATTAATGGTTATTATTATTTCTACAATATCTTTAGGTGTTGTAGTGCCGACGTTAAAAGAAATGAATATAATGCGAACGACTATAGGGCAATTTATCTTATTAGTAGCCGTTTTAGCAGATTTGGTAACGATGATATTATTAACTGCTTACGGTGCTATTCATGCTAGTGGTAGTGGTTCATTATGGCTTATCGGTATTTTAGTCATCTTTGCTATTATATTTTATTTCCTTGGTGGCATATTTAAGCGCGCTAAGTTTTTACAAAAATTGATGGACGGTACTACACAAATTGGTATTAGAGCTGTCTTTGCACTTATTATTTTATTAGTGGCATTGGCGGAAGGTGTAGGTGCAGAAAATATTTTAGGTGCCTTTATCGCTGGTGTGATTGTTTCGTTATTGGGGCCTGATGAAGATTTAGTGGATAAGTTAGATTCATTTGGTTATGGCTTCTTTATCCCTATCTTTTTCATTATGGTAGGCGTGGACCTAAATATCCCATCGCTGATTAAAGAACCATCAATATTAATTATAATTCCTATTTTGCTTATAGCATTTTTAGTATCAAAATTACTTCCAGTATTTTATATTCGAAGATGGTTTGACCAGAAAACAACGATTTCTTCAGCATTTCTGTTAACATCGACATTGTCACTTGTTATTGCTTCAGCTAAAATCGCTGAACAATTACATACAATAACACCTGAAATATCTGGTATTTTAATTTTAAGTGCAGTCATTGCATGTTTAATTGTGCCGATAATTTTCAAGAAATTGTTCCCGATACCAGATGAAGTAACGAAACGTATCGAAGTGAGCATGATAGGCAAAAACCAATTAACAATACCAATTGCACAAAATCTTGCCTCAAATTTATATCAAGTATCACTTTATTATAGAACAGATTTAAGTGATCAACGTAAATTGGCGGATGAGATTTCAATGATTGAAATTGCTGATTATGAGCCTGAAATGTTAGACAGACTTGGCTTATTCAAACGAAATATCGTAGTTTGTTCTACAAATGATGATGACATCAATAGAAAAGTTGCGCTAATGGCTAAAGAGAGAGGTGTCAAACGTGTTATTTGCCGTTTGGAATCTAGCTCAGAAGATGCCGAATTACATGAACATGGAATTGAAGTGTTCAGTAGTTACATGAGTAATAAAATTTTACTCAAAGGTTTAATTGAGACACCTAATATGCTTAACTTGTTAAGTAACGTAGAAACATCATTATATGAAATTGCGATGTTAAATTACCAATACGATCAAATACAATTACGTAACTTCCCATTCGATGGTGACATTATTTTCGTACGAATTATTAGAAATAATGAATCAATTGTGCCACATGGTGATACTCAATTACGTTATCGTGATAGATTAATCGTTACAGGTTCTAAAGAATATGTAGATGAATTAAAACGTGAATTAGAATTATATTATTAA